CGGCCCGCAGCCCGAGCCCACCCGCCGACCCCGGCTCGACGAGGTCGTGGCGGCCACCCAGGACGTCCTGGCCGGGAGCCGGCGTCCGCGCACCGCGGCTCCCGCGGAGCGCCGGGTGGCCAGCACCGCCGCCTGAGCGGCGTCGCGCCGGGTCGGGTGGTCTCACTCGTGGACGGGTGAGGCCCCCCGGCCGGACCGCAGCCGCTCGAGGCCGTTCATCAGGTGGTAGATCACGATGGCGGCCAGCGTGCCCAGGGCGATCCCGTTGAAGGTCAGGGCGCCGGCGGTGAAGGTGAAGTTGGCGATGCCGACCACGAGCGCCGTGGCCGCGGTGAACTGGTTGGCCGGCCGGGAGAAGTCGACCTGGTTGTCCACCCAGATCTTGACGCCGATGATCCCGATCAGCCCGTAGAGGGCGGTCGTCACCCCAGCGAGCACCCCCGCCGGGATGGTGTTCACCAGCGCCCCGAACTTGGGGCTGAAGCCGAGCAGCACCGCGAACAGGGCGGCCACCCAGTAGGCGGCCGTGGAGTACACCCGGGTCGCGGCCATCACCCCGATGTTCTCCCCGTAGGTGGTCGTCCCGGACCCGCCGCCCGCACCGGCCAGCGTGGTGGCCAGGCCGTCGGCCAGCAGGGCCCTCCCGGTCAGCCTGTTGAGCGCCGGGTCGGTCATGTGGGCCACCGAGCGGACGTGGCCGACGTTCTCGGCCACCAGCACCAGCACCACGGGCAGGAACGCCGGCAGCGCCCACCACGCCGCACTCGGGGCGGTCAGCTCGGGCAGGCCGACCCAGGGCGCGGACCGCACCCCGCTGAGGTCGACCTGGCCGCTGAGCGCAGCGACCACGTAGCCGATCACCACGCCGAGCACGATGGACATCCGGCCCAGCACGCCGCGCAGCAGCACCGTGCAGAGCAGGATCGCGGTCAGCGTGACCAGGGCCGTCACCGGTGCGGCGACGAAGTTGTCCCGGGCGGTGGGCGCCAGGTTCAGCCCGATCAGCGCGACGATCGCCCCGGCCACCACCGGCGGCATCAGGGCGTCGATCCAGCCGGTGCCGGTGCGGGTCACCAGCAGCCCGACCAGGGCGAGCAGGACACCGGTCACCACCACCCCGAACAGGGCGGCGGGCATCCCTCCCCCGGCGCTGGCCGCGGTGATCGGGGCGATGAAGGCGAAGGAGGAGCCGAGGTAGCTGGGCAGCCGGTTGCCGGTGACCAGCAGGAAGACGATGGTGCCGATGCCGGAGAAGAGCACCGTCGTGGTGGGTGGGAAGCCGGTCAGCACCGGCACCAGGAAGGTGGCGCCGAACATGGCCACCACGTGCTGCAGCCCGAGGCCGATGGTGGCCGGCCAGCCAAGCCGCTCGCCGGGGTGCACCACCTCGTCCCCGGTGATCGTGCGGCCGTCTCCGTGCAGGGTCCAGGGAAGTCTCACCGGGTGCTCCTCATGCGTGTGTCGTCAGAACCAGCGACTGTGGTCAGAACCAGCGACCGAGCTCGACCACGGTGCCGCCCTCGGCGAAGGGGCCGGTGACGTGGTCGGCGACGGCCTTGACCTCGTCGGGGGCCTCGCCCAGGGCGACCC
The sequence above is a segment of the Auraticoccus monumenti genome. Coding sequences within it:
- a CDS encoding uracil-xanthine permease family protein; this translates as MRLPWTLHGDGRTITGDEVVHPGERLGWPATIGLGLQHVVAMFGATFLVPVLTGFPPTTTVLFSGIGTIVFLLVTGNRLPSYLGSSFAFIAPITAASAGGGMPAALFGVVVTGVLLALVGLLVTRTGTGWIDALMPPVVAGAIVALIGLNLAPTARDNFVAAPVTALVTLTAILLCTVLLRGVLGRMSIVLGVVIGYVVAALSGQVDLSGVRSAPWVGLPELTAPSAAWWALPAFLPVVLVLVAENVGHVRSVAHMTDPALNRLTGRALLADGLATTLAGAGGGSGTTTYGENIGVMAATRVYSTAAYWVAALFAVLLGFSPKFGALVNTIPAGVLAGVTTALYGLIGIIGVKIWVDNQVDFSRPANQFTAATALVVGIANFTFTAGALTFNGIALGTLAAIVIYHLMNGLERLRSGRGASPVHE